One window from the genome of Paramisgurnus dabryanus chromosome 24, PD_genome_1.1, whole genome shotgun sequence encodes:
- the LOC135729351 gene encoding guanine nucleotide-binding protein subunit alpha-15-like — protein sequence MYVGEAWSCCPCFLTEEEKKIIAVQKEIKHMLAEQKKRELSEIKVLLLGTGESGKTTFIKQMRIIHGNGFSEEERRAFAKLVYRNIFTVSKALTGAMTTLKIPYANPQNEVYGQQFQEVEINQMTHLNKMYVVAIRRLWADAGIKLCYSRRREYQLLDSTEYYMTNLDRIASEDYIPTAQDVLRVRFPTTGISDYSFSTDKMNLRIVDVGGQKSERKKWIHCFENVTSLIFLASLSEYDQVLEENDKENRMKESLSLFYTIIHSKWFANASIILFLNKTDILEEKIQTSDLQIYFPDFKGKRRDSKEAMEFILKIYEQKATNVENKDCKDIYSHFTCATDTDNIRKVFNAVKKTVFVNVLKTYAVL from the exons ATGTATGTAG GAGAGGCATGGAGCTGTTGCCCCTGTTTCTTGACTGAAGAGGAGAAAAAAATTATCGCTGTtcaaaaagaaattaaacaCATGCTGGCGGAGCAGAAGAAAAGAGAACTCAGTGAGATCAAAGTGCTATTGTTAG GCACTGGAGAAAGTGGAAAGACgacttttattaaacaaatgaGGATAATTCATGGAAATGGTTTTTCGGAGGAAGAAAGACGTGCTTTTGCTAAACTGGTTTACAGGAATATCTTCACAGTTTCGAAGGCATTGACAGGGGCTATGACTACATTAAAGATTCCTTATGCCAACCCACAAAATGAG GTGTACGGCCAACAATTTCAGGAAGTGGAAATAAATCAGATGACACATTTGAACAAAATGTATGTTGTAGCAATTCGTCGACTTTGGGCTGATGCAGGTATCAAATTGTGTTACAGTCGTCGTAGAGAGTACCAGCTACTGGACTCTACAGAATA CTACATGACAAATTTAGACCGTATCGCATCCGAAGACTACATCCCTACGGCCCAGGATGTGCTCAGAGTCCGGTTTCCCACCACAGGCATCTCTGACTATTCCTTTAGTACAGACAAGATGAACCTCAG GATTGTTGATGTGGGTGGCCAGAAGTCAGAAAGGAAAAAATGGATCCACTGCTTTGAGAATGTGACATCTCTCATATTTTTAGCCTCTCTCAGCGAGTATGACCAAGTGCTGGAGGAGAACGACAAAGAA AACCGCATGAAGGAGAGCTTGTCGCTGTTTTACACCATCATCCACTCGAAGTGGTTCGCCAATGCCTCTATTATCCTTTTTCTAAACAAAACGGACATCCTGGAGGAAAAGATTCAGACGTCAGACTTACAAATATACTTCCCAGATTTCAAAG GGAAACGTCGAGACTCCAAAGAAGCCATGGAGTTCATCTTAAAGATTTATGAACAGAAGGCCACCAATGTTGAGAACAAAGACTGTAAAGACATCTACTCTCACTTCACCTGTGCTACGGACACCGATAACATCCGGAAGGTTTTTAATGCTGTGAAAAAGACAGTATTTGTTAACGTGCTGAAGACATATGCAGTACTCTAA